The stretch of DNA CTGTTCGACCGCTCGGGGCGCACCGTGCGCCTGACCGACGCCGGCGAGGCCTATGTGCGTTATGCGCGGCTGGCCCTGCAGGACCTGGAGGCCGCCAGGCGCGCCATGCATGATGTGCAGGATCTGCGGCGCGGCTCGTTGCGCCTGGGCATGACCCCGACCTTCATCACGTACCTGGCGGGGCCGCTGCTGACCCGTTTCAACCAGCGGTATCCGGGGATCGCCCTGAGCCTCGAAGAGATGACCCAGGACCGACTGGAAGCGGCCCTGGCCGAAGACCGCCTGGACCTGGGCATTGCCTTTGCCGGGCAGCACCTGCCGGATATCGACAGCCAGCTGTTGTTCGAGGAGAGCCTGAGCCTGATGGTCAGCCGCGAGCAGCAGCCCGAGCTACCGCGGGAACTGACGGCGGCTGCGCTTGCGCGGCAGCCGCTGGTGCTGCTCAGCGGCGATTTCGCCACCCGCCAGCATATCGACCGTTATTGCCGCGAGCAGGGCATGACGCCGCGCATCGCCATCGAAGCCAACTCCATCGGCGCGATTGTCGAAATCGTTCGCCGCGGACAACTGGCGACCATCCTGCCGCTGGCCATTACCCAGGAGCAGCCAGGCTTGAGGCCGGTGATCCTGCAACCGCCCCTGGCGCCCCGCAGCGTGGCGCTGCTGGGGCGCAAGGGCGCTTATCGCAGCGCCGCGTGCCAGGCTTTTCGCGAGCTGCTGACGACAGCTTTTCGCGAGCGGCTGACGGCTCAGGGCGTGGGTGCCGCCAGCCACTGATTGACCACGCCGCTGTAGAAACCGGTGGCCTTGCTCAGGTGCAGCCACTGGTCGACATAGCTTTTCCAGGCGACGTCGTCCCGTGGCAACAGGAAGGCTTTTTCACTGTATTGCAGGTACTGCTCGGGGTTCACCGCACACAGCCCCGGCTTGAGTTTCTGCTGGAAGCGCGCTTCGGAAGCGTCGGTGATCATCACGTCGGCCTTGTTCTCCAGCAGTTGCTCGAAAATGGTCACGTTGTCGGCGAACAGGGTCAGGCTGGCCTTGGGCAGGTGGGCCCTGGCGAAGACTTCATTGGTGCCTCCCGGCGGTTCGATCAGGCGCACCGACGGCTGGTTGATCTGCTCGACGGTTTGGTAGCGCTGCTTGTCGGCGCACCGCACCAGGGGGATTTTCCCGTCGACGCCCAGGGTGTCGCTGAAGAAGGCTTTCTTCTGTCGCTCCAGGGACACGGAAATACCGCCCACGGCGATGTCGCACTGATTCGCCAGGAAGTCCGGCATCAGGGTTTTCCAGGTGGTCTTCACCCACTTCACCTCGACCCCCAGGCTTTGCGCCAGGGACTGCGCCATCGAAATGTCGATGCCTTCGTAGGCACCGTCCGCGCGCAGGTAGGTGTAGGGCTTGTAGTCGCCGGTGGTGCAGACGTTCAGGTGTCCGCGTTCGATGACCTGATCCAGGTGTGAGGTGCTTGGCGTGGCAAAGGCC from Pseudomonas chlororaphis subsp. chlororaphis encodes:
- the cynR gene encoding transcriptional regulator CynR gives rise to the protein MLLRHIRYLLAVAEHGNFTRAAEALHVSQPTLSQQIRQLEDSLGAPLFDRSGRTVRLTDAGEAYVRYARLALQDLEAARRAMHDVQDLRRGSLRLGMTPTFITYLAGPLLTRFNQRYPGIALSLEEMTQDRLEAALAEDRLDLGIAFAGQHLPDIDSQLLFEESLSLMVSREQQPELPRELTAAALARQPLVLLSGDFATRQHIDRYCREQGMTPRIAIEANSIGAIVEIVRRGQLATILPLAITQEQPGLRPVILQPPLAPRSVALLGRKGAYRSAACQAFRELLTTAFRERLTAQGVGAASH
- a CDS encoding transporter substrate-binding domain-containing protein — encoded protein: MKARLLLCSLLSLSAPAFATPSTSHLDQVIERGHLNVCTTGDYKPYTYLRADGAYEGIDISMAQSLAQSLGVEVKWVKTTWKTLMPDFLANQCDIAVGGISVSLERQKKAFFSDTLGVDGKIPLVRCADKQRYQTVEQINQPSVRLIEPPGGTNEVFARAHLPKASLTLFADNVTIFEQLLENKADVMITDASEARFQQKLKPGLCAVNPEQYLQYSEKAFLLPRDDVAWKSYVDQWLHLSKATGFYSGVVNQWLAAPTP